The following nucleotide sequence is from Lacinutrix sp. Hel_I_90.
TCTCAATCAACTTTACTATAGAAAGTCGCTGTATTGCAGAATCATCAACTACTACGCAATTTAGAGTCATAACGTTAGCATATTTGGGTTTAATTATCGACAATGTTACAAAAAATTCGGATGAAAACCAAAAAACATCGCTAAAATGTAAATTTTAACATTTTTTCAATTAGAATTGAGTGGTTTATAATTCGTGTGAATTTCATAGAGAACTATTTGTGAGATCAAATAAAAAGAATTATTTTTGCACTCATTTTTAACACAATAAATAGATTTTTATGAATCATTATGAAACTGTTTTCATCTTAAATCCCGTTTTATCTGAAACACAGATAAAGGAAACAGTACAGAAATACGAAGATTTTCTTGTTTCTAGAGGAGCAAAGATGGTATCCAAAGAAGATTGGGGCTTAAAGAAGTTAGCTTACCCAATTCAAAACAAAAAAAGTGGCTTCTACCACTTATTTGAGTACACCGTAGATGGTGAACACATTAACCCTTTAGAAATAGAGTTTAGACGTGATGAGCGTTTTATGCGTTACTTAACTGTAGCTTTAGACAAGCACGCGATTTCGTGGGCAGAAAGAAGAAGAGTTAAACTTAAACAAAAAGCGTAATTATGGCATCTATAGAGCAGCAAGCAAAAGGAAAGAAAGAAGGCGAAATTAGATATTTAACGCCTTTAAACATTGATACGAACAAAGCTAAAAAGTATTGTCGTTTCAAGAAATCAGGAATTAAGTATGTCGATTACAAAAATCCAGATTGGTTAATTGGTTTCATTAACGAGCAAGGTAAAATTTTACCAAGACGTTTAACAGGAACCTCTTTAAAATATCAAAGAAAAGTATCTGTAGCAGTAAAAAGAGCGCGTCACTTAGCGTTATTACCATACGTAACAGATTTATTAAAATAAAATTATCATAACAATGGAACTTATATTAAAACAAGACGTTGAAAACTTAGGATTTAAAGACGATGTTGTAACGGTTAAGAACGGTTATGGTAGAAACTTTTTAATTCCTACAGGTCACGCTGTGTTGGCAACTACTTCTGCAAAGAAAGTATTAGCTGAAAACTTAAAGCAACGTGCCTATAAAGACAAGAAAGTAATTGAAGAAGCGAACAAAATAATGGACGCTTTAAAACAATTAGACATTAAAATTGCAGCGAAAGCAACAGAAGGTGCTTCAGCTGGAGATAAATTATTTGGATCTGTTACTAAGGCTGATTTAGTAGAAGCTTTTGAAAAAGAAGGTCAGACAGTAGACAAGAAAT
It contains:
- the rpsF gene encoding 30S ribosomal protein S6; translated protein: MNHYETVFILNPVLSETQIKETVQKYEDFLVSRGAKMVSKEDWGLKKLAYPIQNKKSGFYHLFEYTVDGEHINPLEIEFRRDERFMRYLTVALDKHAISWAERRRVKLKQKA
- the rpsR gene encoding 30S ribosomal protein S18 — protein: MMASIEQQAKGKKEGEIRYLTPLNIDTNKAKKYCRFKKSGIKYVDYKNPDWLIGFINEQGKILPRRLTGTSLKYQRKVSVAVKRARHLALLPYVTDLLK
- the rplI gene encoding 50S ribosomal protein L9 translates to MELILKQDVENLGFKDDVVTVKNGYGRNFLIPTGHAVLATTSAKKVLAENLKQRAYKDKKVIEEANKIMDALKQLDIKIAAKATEGASAGDKLFGSVTKADLVEAFEKEGQTVDKKFVSITGGNIKRLGQYTATVRLHRSVSADIEFEVIAKA